In Xanthomonas sp. SI, the following are encoded in one genomic region:
- a CDS encoding DUF1800 domain-containing protein, producing the protein MIRRETLSAANRFGLGARPGELATIDDPRAWLAAQLRAPPAAVPAMRGLPDSLDYLRREAAYQRERRQARMQAPADAKPAQQAARGLYRQAQAQELAARYAVAVASADGFAERLVHFWSNHFAVSVDKRAAALYAAPMEREAIRPQCMGRFADLLLAVERHPAMLRYLDNANSIGPDSVLAQRAQRRAARQGQDAPPRRPGLNENLAREILELHTLGVDGGYTQADVTELARAITGWGVPTPRDFEQGTPDRAFVFRTPAHAAGSRQVLGRRYAEAGLEQGEAILAALARHPATARHVSLKLARHFVHDDPPPALVQRMADAWLRSDGHLPSVYRALIDSPEAWSAQARKFKPPQDFVLSALRASGEWPQAPAQQNMVLGLLARMGQPPFTPRSPAGYADVAAEWSGPDALWKRVQAAEALAGLAAPTDPLALASTVFATTLDQDTGTALRRAESPRDGVALLLASPAFQWRA; encoded by the coding sequence ATGATCCGACGCGAAACCCTGAGTGCCGCGAACCGCTTCGGCCTGGGCGCACGCCCCGGCGAACTGGCGACCATCGACGATCCGCGCGCGTGGCTGGCCGCGCAGTTGCGCGCGCCGCCTGCAGCCGTCCCCGCCATGCGAGGCTTGCCCGACAGCCTGGACTATCTGCGCCGCGAAGCGGCCTATCAGCGCGAACGGCGTCAGGCGCGGATGCAGGCGCCAGCGGATGCCAAGCCCGCGCAGCAGGCGGCGCGTGGCCTGTACCGGCAGGCGCAGGCGCAGGAACTGGCGGCGCGCTACGCCGTCGCGGTGGCTAGCGCGGACGGCTTCGCCGAACGTCTCGTGCATTTCTGGTCCAACCATTTCGCGGTCTCGGTCGACAAGCGCGCGGCCGCGCTGTACGCCGCGCCGATGGAACGCGAAGCGATCCGCCCGCAGTGCATGGGCCGCTTCGCCGACCTGCTGCTGGCGGTGGAGCGGCATCCGGCGATGCTGCGCTACCTGGACAACGCCAATTCGATCGGTCCCGATTCGGTGCTGGCGCAACGCGCGCAGCGGCGTGCGGCGCGCCAGGGCCAGGATGCGCCGCCGCGCCGGCCCGGGCTCAACGAGAACCTGGCGCGCGAGATCCTGGAGCTGCACACGCTGGGCGTGGACGGCGGCTACACCCAGGCCGACGTCACCGAACTGGCGCGCGCGATCACCGGCTGGGGCGTGCCGACGCCACGCGATTTCGAGCAGGGCACGCCCGATCGCGCTTTCGTGTTCCGCACCCCGGCGCATGCCGCTGGCAGCCGTCAGGTGCTGGGCCGGCGCTATGCCGAAGCCGGGCTGGAGCAGGGCGAGGCGATCCTGGCCGCATTGGCCCGGCACCCGGCCACCGCACGGCATGTGTCGCTGAAGCTAGCGCGGCATTTCGTCCACGACGATCCGCCGCCTGCGTTGGTGCAGCGCATGGCCGACGCCTGGCTGCGCAGCGATGGGCACTTGCCCAGCGTGTACCGCGCGCTGATCGACAGCCCCGAAGCGTGGAGCGCGCAGGCGCGCAAGTTCAAGCCGCCGCAGGATTTCGTGCTGTCGGCGCTACGCGCCAGCGGCGAATGGCCGCAGGCGCCGGCGCAGCAGAACATGGTGCTCGGCCTGCTGGCGCGGATGGGGCAGCCGCCGTTCACGCCGCGCTCGCCGGCCGGCTATGCCGATGTGGCCGCCGAATGGAGCGGGCCGGATGCGCTGTGGAAGCGGGTGCAGGCGGCCGAGGCGCTGGCTGGGCTGGCCGCACCGACCGATCCGCTGGCGTTGGCCAGCACCGTGTTCGCCACCACGCTGGACCAGGACACCGGCACGGCCTTGCGCCGCGCCGAATCGCCGCGCGACGGCGTGGCCTTGCTGTTGGCCAGCCCGGCCTTCCAATGGCGCGCCTGA
- a CDS encoding MFS transporter yields the protein MSSPSPSARGTLLAAALGFVVVLLDVSVVNVALEALRQRFATDVAGLQWVINAYTLVFAALLLSSGALGDRYGARRIFLLGFVVFTLASAACGLAGSLPLLIAARLVQGLGAALLVPNSLSMLQQAFPDRERRSRAVGWWGACGGISLAAGPVLGGVLVTHLGWRSIFLLNLPIGALGIWLTLRHVAAHGGSHRRSLDWGGQVTAIVALAATTMALTEAGPLGWTHGLVLGSLLLGVVAALGFVWIEAHSPAPMLPLPLLRIPTFAVASIAGVVVNFAYYGLIFVFSLFFQIQQQLSPQLAGLAFLPMTLVLMAVNVLAGRLITRVGSRRLMVAGLLLAALGYALLLPVSIDGSYWRLVVPMLLAASGIALMVPTMTNATLSAVDASRAGIASGVLNSARQVGGMLGVAIFGYLIRDTAAAAFMRGMHAAIGISVALLLCASALCWFGIRQERAAA from the coding sequence ATGTCTTCGCCTTCTCCCTCCGCGCGCGGCACGCTGCTGGCGGCCGCGCTCGGCTTCGTCGTGGTGTTGCTCGATGTCAGCGTGGTCAATGTGGCGCTGGAGGCCCTGCGCCAGCGCTTCGCCACCGATGTGGCCGGCCTGCAGTGGGTCATCAACGCCTATACGCTGGTGTTCGCCGCCTTGCTGCTGAGCAGCGGCGCGCTCGGCGACCGCTACGGCGCGCGGCGCATCTTCCTGCTCGGCTTCGTGGTGTTCACCCTGGCATCGGCCGCATGCGGCCTGGCCGGCAGCCTGCCGCTGCTGATCGCTGCGCGCCTGGTGCAGGGTCTGGGCGCGGCGCTGCTGGTGCCGAACTCGCTGTCCATGCTGCAACAGGCGTTTCCGGATCGCGAACGGCGCAGCCGCGCGGTGGGCTGGTGGGGCGCCTGCGGCGGCATCTCGCTGGCGGCCGGGCCGGTGCTGGGCGGAGTGCTGGTGACCCACCTGGGCTGGCGCAGCATTTTCCTGCTCAACCTGCCCATCGGCGCGCTCGGGATCTGGCTGACGCTGCGCCATGTCGCCGCGCATGGCGGCAGCCATCGGCGCAGCCTGGACTGGGGCGGGCAGGTGACGGCGATCGTGGCGTTGGCGGCGACGACCATGGCCTTGACCGAAGCCGGCCCGCTCGGCTGGACCCATGGCCTGGTCCTCGGCAGCCTGCTGCTGGGGGTGGTGGCGGCGCTGGGATTCGTCTGGATCGAGGCGCATAGCCCCGCGCCGATGTTGCCTTTGCCGCTGTTGCGGATTCCGACCTTCGCCGTGGCCTCGATCGCCGGCGTGGTGGTGAACTTCGCCTATTACGGTTTGATTTTCGTGTTCAGCCTGTTCTTCCAGATCCAGCAGCAGCTCTCGCCGCAACTGGCGGGCTTGGCCTTCCTGCCGATGACGCTGGTGCTGATGGCGGTCAACGTGCTGGCGGGGCGGCTGATCACCCGCGTGGGCAGCCGGCGCTTGATGGTCGCGGGCTTGCTGCTGGCAGCGTTGGGCTATGCGCTGCTGCTGCCGGTCAGCATCGATGGCAGCTATTGGCGCCTGGTGGTGCCGATGCTGCTGGCGGCCAGCGGCATCGCGCTGATGGTGCCGACCATGACCAACGCGACGCTGTCGGCGGTGGACGCGTCGCGCGCGGGGATCGCGTCCGGCGTGCTCAATTCCGCACGGCAGGTGGGCGGCATGCTCGGCGTGGCGATCTTCGGCTATCTGATTCGGGATACCGCGGCCGCAGCCTTCATGCGTGGCATGCATGCGGCGATCGGCATTTCCGTGGCGTTGCTGCTGTGCGCGAGCGCGCTGTGCTGGTTCGGCATCCGCCAAGAGCGCGCGGCGGCTTGA